The nucleotide sequence CTCGAGCTCCGGATCGACGATCCGCGGCGGCTGCTCGACGGTGAGCTCGATCCCGCGGCGCGTCACGGGCGGCGCCTCGACGCCCGTGTCGGTGCCGCTGCGGCGCTCGGCGGAGAGCTCGATGCTGCGTCGGGTCGGCGGCGGCAGCTCCGCGAGCGGCTCGAAGCTGCGACGGCTCGCGGGCGGCGTCTCCACCGTCGCCTCGAACCTGCGCGACGACGGCCCCGCGCCGAAGCCTGCGTCGAAGCTTCGACTCGAAGGGCCCTCGCCTCCGCGGCTCGAGACGGAGCTCGAGGTCGGCGCCACGCTCGGGTAGGCGCGGCGGGACACCGGGGCCTTGGGTTCGTTGAAGTCGACGGCGCCGAGCACGAAGAGCCGATCCAGCGCCGTCGTCACCTCGGCCTGCGAGAGGCCGGTGATCAGCGAGAGCTCACGCTCGCTCACCACGCCGTCGATGCGCGAGAGCAGGTAAGCCTCGTCGGGCCTCATCGGCAGCGACTTGATGTCGCACCCGGGCACCGGCCTGGGAACACGCACCATGGGGAAACCGGACGTAGCGGACTCGAAACCGAGCATTCAGTCTAGTGAGGATCGAGCGCCCCCCGCAACGCGGCCGGAGGCCGAGGCGGCACGAAGCCCCCGAGCCACGCCTCCGGCCATGCCGCGATGCGTCGTTCGAGCTCCTCCGTGATTCGCGTCACGAGAACGTCCTCGGCGCAAGGATCCGGACCGAGATCGTCCAGAGGAATCCGGGAGATCTCGACCACCGGGTATGACGAACGAGGGTTCGAAGACGCTGGCGCGGGAGGCGCACACGTGCCGACGACCACCGCTGCCCGTCGCGCGAGCGCGATACGCGCCGGCCCGACGGGGACGAGGACGTCCGCGCCGCAGAGGCGTCGGGTGATCGAGGGCACGCGCGCGGGGATGTCGACGAGAAATCCCACGGCGCGTCCTTCCGCGAGCTCGCGCGCGATGGAGAGGGCGACGCCGCGCCGGCCTCGATAAAGCGAACGAACACCACGCGGGCGACGCAGCCGCTCGTAGAGCTCGGTGAAGCGCGGGTCGTAACTCTCGCGCGCGACGGTCGCGACGGGAAAACCCTCCTCGACGAGCAGCGCGGCCATGCGCTCCCAGGGTCCGAGGTGCGCCGCGACGAACACCACGCCCCGCCCCTCCGCGAGCGCCTCCTCGAACACACGCCGCGACGCGGGATCGAGCGAGAGCCGCGCGCCCGCGCGCTCGCCGGGTCGCAAGAGATCGAGCGTGTCGGCGAGCATCTCCGCGACCGTCACGAAGACATCTCTCACGCGCGGCCTTCTGGCACCGAGACCGGCCTCGAGCCGCGCGGCGACGACGCGCCGCGCGCGCGGCAGGACGAGGTACGCGACGAAAGCGAGCGCGCGACAAACCAAGCGGAGGGCTCGCCGCGGCAGGAGCAACGCGACGGCGAGCGAGGCGCGCACGAGCGCGTACACGACGTCGTTCTTCCGCCGTTGCCGCGGGGTCCACGTCCCGCCCTCGCGGACATCGGCGACGGGCTCCTCGCTCGCCACGCGCGGCTCAGCGCGGACCGGCGTCGCCGAGCGCCGAGTTGATCACCTGATCCTGGATCCGCACGGCCTCGTCGAACGCATCCATCGCGGCCTTGCGCGCGCGCTCGCGCCCTTCGCCTTCCGGCAGGGACTTCGCGCGCCGCTCCTCGACGAGCCCGCGCACCTCGAAGAGATGACCGCGGAAGTACGTCGTCTCCTTCGCCAGCAAGAGCCCCGCGTCGACGTCGCGCAGCGCCGCATCGAACTCGCCACGCGCGCTGCGCAGATCGGCGAGGCGCGCGTACGTGTCCGAAAGGACCTCACCTGCCTCGGGCAGCGGCGTCTCGCCTCCGGGACGCGCGCCGCTCGTGAGCGACTCGAGCGACACGATCGCCGCCGCCACGTCGCCCGAGTCCTCCGCGAGATCGGCCTTGTGGTGCGCCGCGCGCGCCTTCGACAGGAACGCGAGCAGCACCGAATCGACGACCGGCGCGGCGCCGGGCTCGCACGCCGAAGGTTGCATCGCAGCGCGCTCCGACCGCGCGCAGTTCACGCCGATCGCCCCGAGCACCACGAGGCCGAGCGCCGCGATCGTCATCCTCGCCGAGCGGCGCGTCATCGCACACCCCACAAGGCGAAGCGGTTCTGCCGGAGCTCCGTGGCGCGCGTGCTCGCGATCCTGTCGACGCGCGCCGAAGCGCCGCCCACGCGCGGGAACGGCGTGTCGAAGAGCTCGCCTGCCGAGCGGGATCGCGAGAGCTCCGGCGCCTCCGCGACCGCGCTGTCCGACGAAGGCTGCAGCGTGAGCACGAAGCCCGCGGCCGCCGCGGCTGCCATGACGACCGCCGCCGTGACGACCGAGAGCACGCGCCCCTTGCGCGGCTCTGCCGACGCGCGGCGGAGCGCGCGCGCGATGAGCGCCTCGTTCCGGAGCGGCTCGATCGCGCGTGGCCTGTGCGCCGCCACGAGCGCCGCTGCGAGCTCCACGAGCGGCGCGCCGTGCTCCTCGCCGCGCGCGCTTTCCAGCGCATCACGCAGCCGCGTGGCCCCCGCGCGCTCGGAGGCCGTCGGCGGTTCGTCCTCGCCCTCGGCGCGCGCCTCGTGGTTGCCGAGCGCGCGCTCGATCAGCGCGTCGTTCAGCGCGTCGTCGATCCCTGCCGGCGCGCTCGCGGAGCGCAGCACCACGGCGAGCGGGTGCTCGCCCTTCTCCAGCGCCGCGCGCAGCGCATCGGCCTCCGCGAGCTCCTCGGGGGACGGCGGCGGCTCGTCCTCGAACGTCACGCGCTCGTCCGGACGAACCAGCCTGAGTTTGTGCTCCCTTTTCATCGCGGAGCCTCCCTCGACGCGAGCTTACCCTCGCCTGCGCGGGGCACGTCGATCGCCTTCTTCAGCGCCGCGAGCGCGCGGTGCAGCACCACGTCGAACGTCGACACCGTCACGCCGAGCGCGCTCGCCACCTCTTCGCGTGATCGCTCCTCGAGCACGCGCAGCCGGATCGCCTCGGCGTAACGCGGGTGGATCGATCGCAGCGCCGCCTCGACACGCGCGCGCGCCTCGGCGAGGTCCCGCTTCTCGCAGAGCTCCGCCTCCCCGTTCGCCTGCGGATCGGCCTCGGCCGCGTCGATCTCGCGCTGCAGATCGTCGGGCTCGTACAGCGTCTCGCGCTTGCGCGAGCGCAGGATGTCGTACGCGATCCGCATCCCCACCACGCGCAGCCACGGGTACACGCCCGCGTCTTGCCACTGGAACTGGTGGAACCGCTCGACCACACGCGCGTACGTCTCGGCGAGCGCGTCCTGCGCGAGCGCCTCGCGACCGAGCCGCGGCAGGAGCACCGAGCGGTAGAGGATGGGCCCGTAACGGCGCAGGATCTGCCCGAGCGCCGCGCGATCACCGGCCCTCGCGCGCTCGCAGAGCTCGCGCTCCGCTTCGAGATCCGTACGCGCAACGGCCACGGACGCCACGATACCCGGACTCGGCCTCTGCCGCACAGCCTCGACCGGCGCGGGCTTCGGACGCGGCGCGCGAGGTGCGCGGCGACCGAGCCCGACCGCGAGCAAAAGCGCCGCCATCGGATCGAGGGCGGGCGGCGCGAGCGGACGGAACGCGAGGGCTTCTGCTTGCACGCCCGGAGAACGGCCCTTGCCGCTCGACCTTACGGGCGATCGCCACCACATTGAGCCCCGGCGCGCGCGGGGCGCGCCCTCTTCCGGCCTCGAACGGATTTTCTCCGATGGAAACCCCGGATTTTCAGACAAGGGAGCGTCGACTTGGCTGAAGAAGGACAACCCACGCGGTCGAAGACCATGCCTTGCGAGCGCTGCGGCGCGCTCAACGGGGCGGGCTTCGATCGCTGCGTGCGCTGCGGACACGCGCTCTCCACGGTCGCTCGTTCGGTCGATCGCCTCGGCGCGCGCCTCGATCCGGAGGCCTTGCTCGCCTCGAAGTTCGTGATGGGACTCACGATCCTGGTCTTTGCGGCGCAGATCTACGTCGCGCTGCGCACCCGGGGCACCGGGGACGTGCTCTCGGCGCTGCTTCGCCCGGCGCCGATCGACACCCTCCGGTTCGGAGCGCTTCACGCCTTGCTCGTCTTCGCGGAGCCGTGGCGGCTCGTCTCCGCGGTGTTCGTGCATTTCGGCGCCCTGCACCTGCTCGGCAACATGTTCGTCTTCTCGTGGCTCGGCCGGATCGCCGAGCCCGCCGTGGGCCCGGCGCGCCTCGTCCTCACGTACGTCGTGTCCGGCGTCGCGGGGTTCGTCGCATCGATGGCCTACACGTTCCTGTTCGACCCCTCGGGTGGTGGGCTGACGGCGGGCGCGAGCGGCGCCGTCTTCGGGATCATGGGCCTCGTGGTGGCGATGCTCTACCGGCAGCGAAACCCGCAGTGGAAGCGGTTCGCCCTGCAGGCCGTGCTCCTCAACGTCGTCCTCGGCTTCGCCATCAACCAGGCCCGGGTCGGCGTGCTCATCAACAACATCGCCCACCTCGGCGGCCTCGGCGTCGGCGTCCTGTTCGGCCTGTATTTTGCCAAACGGGTGTCCGCTTCCAGCCGCAGCGGCAAGTCGGACCTCGGGCTGAACGTCGCCGCGGCGCTGGGGCTCCTCACGTGCGTGGCTTCGCTCGTCCTGGCGCAGCTCTCGCCGACGTGGCGCGAGCTCGCGCAGGGTGAGGAGCGTTCGTCTCGGCGACCGGTCGAGACCCGGGTTGTCGATTTCCCGACGAAGCGGTGATTGCAAATTCGTCTCCGACCGTCTACCGCCTCGTGTCGATTTCTTCCCGAGGAGACGTCATGTCGCACAGCTCGCTCCGGCTCGCCCTTCTTGCCTCCGCGGTCGCCCTTGGCGGCTGCACCGTCTACGTCAACAACCGCAACCCGTCGAACCAGCGCCAGCCAGCGCAGGCGCAGGCGACGCGGCAGCCGACCCGCGGAACCATCCCCCGCCCGACGAACGCCCAGCGCCCCACGCAGACGACGCCCACGCAACCGAACACCACCAAGCCCGCTGTCGAACCGCCGCGCATCAACGGCAGGATCGCCTTCGGGAACGGCACGCTCGGCGCGTTCAAGGGCTACGCGTACGTGATCCCCGACACGACGACGCGCATGCCGGACCTCTCCAAGATGGTCCCCTTCGCGACGCTGCTCACCGACAGCTTCATCGTCCAGCGCCAGGAGTTCTCGGGCGGCTTCCCCGGCGTGCTCGCCCAGGAAGAGTGGTTCGCGATCCGCTACGAGGGCGCTTTCGACGTCCCGCGCGAGTCCGGCTACACCTTCAAGCTCACCTCCGACGACGGCGCCATCCTGTACATCGACGGCGCGAAGGTCATCGACAACGACGGCCTGCACATGCCCCAGGAGGCCACCGGGACGAAGCTGCTCAAGCCCGGCCGCCACCAGCTCCGCCTCGACTATTTCCAGGGCCGGAAGGGTACGGTCGCCCTCGCGCTCTCCATGGGCGAAGGTGACGCACCGCCGCGTCCCCTCGTCGGCGTTCGCTAGCTCGCGCGCGCGCCCCTCTCCGCACGATCCCGACTCTCTCCACCCCACCGTTCGCCCCGGACCACGACAGCGCTGCACGCCTGCGGCTTATTCGCCGCGCCGGGTGTCCATGGTGCTATCGTCGCCTCGCGTATGGCGTCGGTGAACCCGCTCTCGCGGGAGCTCGTCTTCAAAATCGTCTATTACGGCCCTGGGCTCGGCGGGAAGACGACCACGCTCGAGTACATCCACGCGACGGCCAAGCCCGAGCATCGCGGCAAGCTCGTCTCGCTCGCGACGCCCGTCGACCGCACGCTCTACTTCGACTTCCTGCCGATGCGCTTGCCGCCCATCCGCGGCATGAACGTCCGCCTGCAGCTCTTCACCGTCCCCGGGCAGGTCTACTTCAACGCGACACGCAAGCTCGTCCTCACCGGCGCCGACGGCATCGTCTTCGTGAGCGACTCGCAGATCGCGCGCGCGGACGCCAACCTCGAGAGCTTCGACAACCTCCGCGACAACCTCGCCGATCAGGGCCGGAACGTCGCGGACATGCCGCTCGTCTTCCAGCACAACAAGCGCGACCTGCCCGATGTCCTCCCCATGGAGGAGATCGACAGGATGCTGAACCGTTACGGCGCGCCATCCCTCCCCGCGTCGGCGAAGACGGGCCTCGGCGTGTACGAGACGCTCGAGCGCATCACGCAGGTCGTGCTCGCGTCGTTCGAGTCGCAGATCCCCGAGTCGGTGCGCGCCGCGGCCGCAGAGGCCTACGATCCGGCCGAAGAAGGGCTCGCCGCCGCGCTCCGCGACGCCTCGCGCAGCGACCGTCCGCCCGTGAGCGCCGCGATGGTCAACCGCGTCGAGCCGAGCCGCGCCTGGGGCAGCGTGCCTCCCGATACGGGCCTCGAGGAGCCCGATGAGCTGAAGAGCGCCGCGATGCGCCCGCCTCCCCTGCCCGTCACGAGCTTCCCCGAGGCGCACGAAGAGCCCGCTCCGTCGAGCGCGCAGCTCGCGATCGCGCCGCCCGCAGAGGCGCCGATCCTCCCGAAGACCGAGTCCGTGCGGCCTCCGCCGCCTGCGTCGGTGCAGTCTCCGCCCACGGTGGGCAGGCCTCGCGCTCCCGAGTCCGTGCGTAGCCGGACGCGTGGCTCCGTCTTCCCGCCGCCGAAGCCCTTCGCGCCGCTCGTCCCGCAAGCGCCGACGTCCGCGCCGTCGACGCCTGGCTCGCCCGTGAACATCGCGGCGAAGGCCGACGCAGGCGGGCCCTTCGAGGCGCCGCGTGGCTCCGGGATGTCGTTCGTGGAGCTCTGGCCCGACGGCGATCACGCGCTCGTGCACAACGTCGAGTCGGCCATCGCGGGGGGTCGATATGCCGAGGCGATCGAGCAGTGTGATGGCCTCGTGTCGCGACAGCTCGCGAGCGCCGCGAGCTTGTTCGGCGCCTCGGACGCGCCGCGTGATCCCGCGGCGGTGACGCTGCTCCTCGGGCTCGATGGACGCCGTTACCTGTCCTTCCGCGGGGCCGTGCGCGCGGCGCGCGGGGGCGGGAAGATGACGGCGCGCGACGCGCTCGCGGCCTACGCGTTCGCCATCGACGCGCGGCTCGCGCGAAGCTCGATTCGCTAGCGAGCTCGGTTCAGAGCCGGTCGGGCGCGGGCACGACCGAGTAGCGGCGCATCGACACGTTCATGAGCAGCGCGACGCACATGATCATCGTCGTCACGCTGGATCCGCCGTACGAGAAGAGCGGCAAGGTCACGCCGACGACGGGCAGGATGCCGCAGACCATGCCTGCGTTGATGAACGCGTGCCAGAAGAGGATCGCGCTGCAGCCGACGCCGAGCACGGCGCCGAAGCGATCCTTGGCGAGCGAGGCGATGCGGATCGACCACAAGCAGAGGAAGCCGTAGAGCAGCATGAGCAGCACGCTGCCGGCGAACCCCCACTCCTCCGCGAAGACGGGGAACGGGAAGTCCGAGAACTGATCGGGCAGGAAATTGAACTGGTTCTGCGTGCCCTTCATGTACCCGTTGCCGAAGAGGCCGCCGTTGCCGATGGCCACGCGCGAGTGATGCGCGTGCCAGCCGGTCTTGAGGATGTCGTCCTCGGGCCGCAAGAAGACGGTCACGCGCGCCTTCTGGTAGTCGAGCAGGACGTAGTTCCAGATGAGGGGGAGCGCGCAGATGACCGTCACGACGAACGTGAGCACGCTCTTCCACTTCACCCGCGTGAGCGCGGCGATCATGAGGAAGACGAGGACGTGGATCGACGCCGTGCCGAGATCGGGCTGCTTCAGGATGAGCAGCGCGGGCACGCCCGTGAGCAGGGCGGGCACGAGGAGATCCTTCAACGTGCGCCCTTCGCTGCGTGGATCGTCGTGGAGGAACTTCGCGAGCGCGATCACGAGGAAGATCTTCATGAACTCGCTCGGCTGGAAGCGGAACGCTCCGAACTCGATCCAGCGCTTACTGCCTCGCAGGTCCTTCGCGAAGATGAAGACCAGGATGAGCGAGAAGACGCCGAAGGTGTAGATGGCGTAGCCGAGGCGCTCGAGGTGGCGATAGTCGATGGCGACGAGGATCCCGCCGAGGATCCCGCCGAGCACGAGCCAGTAGATCTGGCTGATGTAGAGCTCGGCGCGCACGCCCTGGTAGACGCTCGTCGCGCTGTAGAGGTTGACCACACCGAGCACGGCGATGAGCGCCGCCGTGATGAAGAGCGGCCAGTCGAAGTGATCTTTCGCGCGCGGCGAGACGTCCCCTCGGATCACGGCGCACCTCCCCGATCGGGCTTCGGCTTGTGGCCCGCGTTGTTCACGCCGGCGCGCGGGGCGCGCTCACGCGCGAGCTCGTTGTACGCGCGGACCACCTCGAAGGCGACGGGCGCGGCGTGCTTGCCGCCCGCGCCGCCGTGCTCGACGAGGACCACGACCGCGACCTCGGGCGCGCGTGAAGGCGAGTAACCCGCGAACCACGCGTGCTCGCGGTTGAAGTACCAGACGCGCTCGGCCTCGGCGCCACGCGCGAGCTTGTGCGAGACCTGCGCGGTGCCCGTCTTGCCGGCCATGTCGACGCCGAGCACGCGCGCCTTGAAGGCGGTGCCCGCCTCGGAGTTGACGCCCGCGTAGAGCGCCTTCTGCACGAGCGAGATGTTCTCGGGGCTCACCTCGATCTGCCTGCGCACGCGCGGCGCGAACTCCTGCACCACCGTGCCCGCGCTCGTCTCGACCGCGCGCACGATCTGCGGCTGATACAGCGTGCCGCCGTTCGCGAGCGCCGCGTACGCGAGCGCGAGCTGGAGGACCGTCACGGTCGTCGCGCCCTGGCCGATCGCCGCGTTGAGGCCGAAGCCGAGGCGGAACTGGCCCTTGTTGCGCAGGGTCATCCACGCGCGCGTCGGCATGCGGCCCGCGGCCTCCGCGTTCACGCCGAGGCCCGTCTTCGTGCCGAGGCCGAAGCGCTGGCCCATCTCGGCGATGACGTCCATGCCCACGCCGAGCTCGGCCGCGAGGCGGTAGAAGTAGACGTTGCACGACTCGGCGATCCCCTGGTGCAGATCCACCGGTCCATGCACGTGCGTGCATCGGAAGGTGCGCTTGCCGAAGGTGAGCGCGCCCCGGCAGTTGGACGCCTGCCGATGATCGATGAGCCCCTTCTCGAGCGCCGCGAGCGCCGTGAAGGGCTTGAACGTCGAGCCCGGCGGGTACGCGCCCGAGATCGTCTTGTCGAGCGCGGGCTTGAGCGGATCCGAGTAGAGCCTCCGGAACGCGTCGCGGATGACCTGCTTGCCCGAGCCGCCCGAGAGCGCGTTCGGATCGTAACTCGGCTTCGAGTAGAGGCCGATGATGCGGCCCGTGCGCACGTCGATCAGCGCGACGCCGCCCGCGAGCTCGCCGCGCATGGCCTTGTCGATCGCGCGCTGGATGTCGGCGTCGAGCGTGAGCCGCAGATCGCGGCCCGGGATCGGATCCACGCGCCGCGGCTCCTCGATGATCCCCTCCCCGCCGGACCGACGCCGCCCCTTCGCGTCGACGAGCACCTTCTCCCAGCCACGCGTGCCGCGCAGGTAGCTCTCCCACGCGCGCTCGATGCCCGTGGCGCCGACGCGATCGCCCTCGACGTAGCCCGCGCTGCGGAGCTTGCTCAGCTTCTCCGCGTCGACCTCGACCATGTACCCGAGCGCGTGCGCGCCGACCTCTTCGTACGGGTAGTAGCGGACCGGCACGGGCACGACGTCCACGAAGGGCAGCTCCGCGTCGTGCGTGCGCAGCGTGGCCACGGCGTCACGCGAGATGTCCTCCTTGAGCAGGATCTGCTGGCTCTTCCGAGGTCCGTCGCTCGCGCGGATGTTGGTCAAGAGCGCCTCGAGCCGCGCTCGCTCGTCCACGCCGACGCCGAGGTACTCGACGAGCCTCGGCCAGACCACCTGCATGTCGATCTTCTCGGGGACGACGTAGAGGTTGTACGAGGGCCGGCTCGCCGCGAGGACCTTGCCGTTGCGATCGCGGATGATCCCGCGCGTCGTCGCGAGCGTGATGCGACGGACGATGTTCTCGCGGGCGATCGCCTTGTTGTCCTCGCCCTCGAGGATCTGGAGCTGGAACAGGCGCCCGATGAGGACGAAGAGCAGCACCACCATCGCGAGCGCGATCCACCGGAACCGGCGCCGGAACTCGCTGACGTCGGAGCGCTGGACGACGAGGCTCATCGTTGCCCTCCCTCTCCAGGCCTCGGCACGTTGATGGTCGCCTGGTGCACGCGCTCGGCGAGGCTGAAGACGAGCGGCGCGAAGAGCGCCGTGCCGATCGCGTGCGGCGCGACGAGCGTCGCCAGCGCCCGCGGCCGCGCCGTGTCCGTGCCGAAGATCGCCGTGAGCACGATGATGAGCACGCCCTCGAGGAGCGCGAACGCGAAGGCGAGCGCGACCTTCGTGAGGAGCGTCTGCGCGGCGAGGCGCACGCCCGCGGCGCGCGCGACGACGAACGTGGCGACCGTGATGAACGTGAACAGGCCGATCGGCGCGGCCGAGAAGAGATCGAGCAGGTAACCGAGCAAGAACGCGAGCGCCGCGCCGCGCGCGATCGAGTACTCGTGCACGCCCATGAAGACCACGAGCGGCAGGAGCAAGCTCGGCGTGATCCCCGCGATCTGCAGCCGACCGATCAGCCGATAGAGGTTCGACTGGATGATGAGAAGGGCGATGCCGACAGCGAGAAATGCGGTGTTTCGCATCGTCCTCTCTCCTCCTCTCCGACCTTACCGCCTCGGCGTGGAAGAGCCAGACGCGCCCGCCGAGGCCTCCTCCGGGGGCGCGGAGGTGACGATGAGCACCTCCTCGAGCCGCGAAAAATCCACGGCAGGCGTCGCGTAGACCTGCTGGTAGATGCCGAAGTCCCGCTTCACGACCTGCGTGACCTTGCCGACCGGGATGCCCTTCGGATACCGCTTCCCGACGCCGCTCGTGACGAGCAGATCGCCGACCTCCACCTCGTCGGTGCGCTGCACGTACTCCACGCTGCAGAGGTACTTCGACTCGTCGCCCGTCCCGCGGACGAACCCACGCGCGCCCGTCCGCTGCACGACGACGTCGACGCCGCTGCCCGCGTCGACGACGAGGCGCACGTCGATGGTGTCGCCCGAGATCTTGAGCGTCGTGCCCACGACGCCGTCGGGCGAGATCACGGGCAGGTTCGGCTGGATGTCGCGCGACTCGCGATCGAGCGTGACACGCGCGATGCGGAAGAACTCGTTCGTGTTCTTGCCCGTGACGACGGCGCTCACGACGTCCGTGCGGACGCTCGTACGGAGATCGAGCAGGCGCCGGAGCCTGCGGTTCTCCTCCTCGAGCGCCTCGAGCTTGCGCACGCGCTCGCGAAGACGCGCGTTCTGCGAGGCGATACGCGCGTTGTCCTCCTTGACGTCGACCAGGTAGATGTAGTCGCCCCAGATGTTCGAGAGCCCCCGCGCAAGCGTCGCCGCGGCGTACTGGAGGGGCGTGGCGATCCGGACGATCACCTTGTCGGCGCCCGTGACCTTCCCCGGATCACGCATGCTGGCCCGGAGGAACCAGAACGGCACCGCCAGGGCGAGCAGGACGATGGCCAGATCGCGGTAACGCTTGAAGTTCATGCTTCGGGCGGCTCTGGCGCCGTGAAACGCGCTGTCCGTCGGGGCGAAGGGCTCCCCGCTCCTCCCTCGATGCCACGAGACGCGCGCGGACGCTACCTGCTCACGCGCGCCGGTTAGCTGATCGTGACTTCCTTCAGGAGCTCGAGGTGATCGAGCGCTTTTCCGCTGCCGAGCACCACGGCGCTGATCGGATCGTCACAGACCATCACCGGCAATCCCGTCTCCT is from Polyangium spumosum and encodes:
- a CDS encoding lysophospholipid acyltransferase family protein; this translates as MASEEPVADVREGGTWTPRQRRKNDVVYALVRASLAVALLLPRRALRLVCRALAFVAYLVLPRARRVVAARLEAGLGARRPRVRDVFVTVAEMLADTLDLLRPGERAGARLSLDPASRRVFEEALAEGRGVVFVAAHLGPWERMAALLVEEGFPVATVARESYDPRFTELYERLRRPRGVRSLYRGRRGVALSIARELAEGRAVGFLVDIPARVPSITRRLCGADVLVPVGPARIALARRAAVVVGTCAPPAPASSNPRSSYPVVEISRIPLDDLGPDPCAEDVLVTRITEELERRIAAWPEAWLGGFVPPRPPAALRGALDPH
- a CDS encoding RNA polymerase sigma factor; translated protein: MQAEALAFRPLAPPALDPMAALLLAVGLGRRAPRAPRPKPAPVEAVRQRPSPGIVASVAVARTDLEAERELCERARAGDRAALGQILRRYGPILYRSVLLPRLGREALAQDALAETYARVVERFHQFQWQDAGVYPWLRVVGMRIAYDILRSRKRETLYEPDDLQREIDAAEADPQANGEAELCEKRDLAEARARVEAALRSIHPRYAEAIRLRVLEERSREEVASALGVTVSTFDVVLHRALAALKKAIDVPRAGEGKLASREAPR
- a CDS encoding rhomboid family intramembrane serine protease gives rise to the protein MAEEGQPTRSKTMPCERCGALNGAGFDRCVRCGHALSTVARSVDRLGARLDPEALLASKFVMGLTILVFAAQIYVALRTRGTGDVLSALLRPAPIDTLRFGALHALLVFAEPWRLVSAVFVHFGALHLLGNMFVFSWLGRIAEPAVGPARLVLTYVVSGVAGFVASMAYTFLFDPSGGGLTAGASGAVFGIMGLVVAMLYRQRNPQWKRFALQAVLLNVVLGFAINQARVGVLINNIAHLGGLGVGVLFGLYFAKRVSASSRSGKSDLGLNVAAALGLLTCVASLVLAQLSPTWRELAQGEERSSRRPVETRVVDFPTKR
- a CDS encoding PA14 domain-containing protein, producing MSHSSLRLALLASAVALGGCTVYVNNRNPSNQRQPAQAQATRQPTRGTIPRPTNAQRPTQTTPTQPNTTKPAVEPPRINGRIAFGNGTLGAFKGYAYVIPDTTTRMPDLSKMVPFATLLTDSFIVQRQEFSGGFPGVLAQEEWFAIRYEGAFDVPRESGYTFKLTSDDGAILYIDGAKVIDNDGLHMPQEATGTKLLKPGRHQLRLDYFQGRKGTVALALSMGEGDAPPRPLVGVR
- a CDS encoding GTP-binding protein; protein product: MASVNPLSRELVFKIVYYGPGLGGKTTTLEYIHATAKPEHRGKLVSLATPVDRTLYFDFLPMRLPPIRGMNVRLQLFTVPGQVYFNATRKLVLTGADGIVFVSDSQIARADANLESFDNLRDNLADQGRNVADMPLVFQHNKRDLPDVLPMEEIDRMLNRYGAPSLPASAKTGLGVYETLERITQVVLASFESQIPESVRAAAAEAYDPAEEGLAAALRDASRSDRPPVSAAMVNRVEPSRAWGSVPPDTGLEEPDELKSAAMRPPPLPVTSFPEAHEEPAPSSAQLAIAPPAEAPILPKTESVRPPPPASVQSPPTVGRPRAPESVRSRTRGSVFPPPKPFAPLVPQAPTSAPSTPGSPVNIAAKADAGGPFEAPRGSGMSFVELWPDGDHALVHNVESAIAGGRYAEAIEQCDGLVSRQLASAASLFGASDAPRDPAAVTLLLGLDGRRYLSFRGAVRAARGGGKMTARDALAAYAFAIDARLARSSIR
- the rodA gene encoding rod shape-determining protein RodA; this encodes MIRGDVSPRAKDHFDWPLFITAALIAVLGVVNLYSATSVYQGVRAELYISQIYWLVLGGILGGILVAIDYRHLERLGYAIYTFGVFSLILVFIFAKDLRGSKRWIEFGAFRFQPSEFMKIFLVIALAKFLHDDPRSEGRTLKDLLVPALLTGVPALLILKQPDLGTASIHVLVFLMIAALTRVKWKSVLTFVVTVICALPLIWNYVLLDYQKARVTVFLRPEDDILKTGWHAHHSRVAIGNGGLFGNGYMKGTQNQFNFLPDQFSDFPFPVFAEEWGFAGSVLLMLLYGFLCLWSIRIASLAKDRFGAVLGVGCSAILFWHAFINAGMVCGILPVVGVTLPLFSYGGSSVTTMIMCVALLMNVSMRRYSVVPAPDRL
- the mrdA gene encoding penicillin-binding protein 2, producing the protein MSLVVQRSDVSEFRRRFRWIALAMVVLLFVLIGRLFQLQILEGEDNKAIARENIVRRITLATTRGIIRDRNGKVLAASRPSYNLYVVPEKIDMQVVWPRLVEYLGVGVDERARLEALLTNIRASDGPRKSQQILLKEDISRDAVATLRTHDAELPFVDVVPVPVRYYPYEEVGAHALGYMVEVDAEKLSKLRSAGYVEGDRVGATGIERAWESYLRGTRGWEKVLVDAKGRRRSGGEGIIEEPRRVDPIPGRDLRLTLDADIQRAIDKAMRGELAGGVALIDVRTGRIIGLYSKPSYDPNALSGGSGKQVIRDAFRRLYSDPLKPALDKTISGAYPPGSTFKPFTALAALEKGLIDHRQASNCRGALTFGKRTFRCTHVHGPVDLHQGIAESCNVYFYRLAAELGVGMDVIAEMGQRFGLGTKTGLGVNAEAAGRMPTRAWMTLRNKGQFRLGFGLNAAIGQGATTVTVLQLALAYAALANGGTLYQPQIVRAVETSAGTVVQEFAPRVRRQIEVSPENISLVQKALYAGVNSEAGTAFKARVLGVDMAGKTGTAQVSHKLARGAEAERVWYFNREHAWFAGYSPSRAPEVAVVVLVEHGGAGGKHAAPVAFEVVRAYNELARERAPRAGVNNAGHKPKPDRGGAP
- the mreC gene encoding rod shape-determining protein MreC — encoded protein: MNFKRYRDLAIVLLALAVPFWFLRASMRDPGKVTGADKVIVRIATPLQYAAATLARGLSNIWGDYIYLVDVKEDNARIASQNARLRERVRKLEALEEENRRLRRLLDLRTSVRTDVVSAVVTGKNTNEFFRIARVTLDRESRDIQPNLPVISPDGVVGTTLKISGDTIDVRLVVDAGSGVDVVVQRTGARGFVRGTGDESKYLCSVEYVQRTDEVEVGDLLVTSGVGKRYPKGIPVGKVTQVVKRDFGIYQQVYATPAVDFSRLEEVLIVTSAPPEEASAGASGSSTPRR